The genomic window GCATCCTTTACTCATCATCAACTTTCTCAAAGATTATTTCAAGCATTTGATTCAAGCTGTCATATATACTGATGAGCCATTATCAATGACAAATGATATTTTCTTGCCTCAGACAGAATATCTGCAAAAGTATCTGTCACAAAGTTTTGAAACTCATCCACATACAAAAAGAAATCTCTTCTTTGATCTTCAGGTATATCAGCCCTGGACATAGCAGCTGTATTTATCTGACTAACCAATATCATACCCAACAACTGAGCATTCATTTCTCAAATTTTTCATTTACTAAGATTCACCAAAAGTATTTTTCATTCATCCATTGCCTCTCTAAATTTAACTGCAGATTTTGTTTGTCAAATAATATTTCTAATCAATCTATTGGTAATAAAATTCACAAACTTAGAACTAAAGTATGGAATAATTTCTTGTTTTTCTCTATCACCCATTGCATTATAAGTCTTTTCCCAGAAATTTCTAACCACAGGATTTTTTACCTTTTTGATTTTGTACTCTCTAAAAGCCTGGTCTGTAAACAATCTAGGAACATCTATCAAAGTAGCTCAATCCTCCATATCTTCCAGTAATGTCAAACTAGCATACTTGAAATACTCCTGAATTCTAGGACCAAATATCTCTGGTCAAAACATTTTCATAAAAATTTCTGTAGCATCATTTACTACTCTATCTGCTTGATCTGGATTGTCTATCTCATACAAATTTAGTCACATAGGCCTATCCTCATCTCAAGCATCAAAATATATTACATCTTTTGCTCTTTCTTTTGGTATATACTCCAATATATCTTCTACCAAATCTCAGTGGGGATCTATCACACAAAGTCAGTCTCAATTCCAAACATCCTGTCTTGCCAGCGATGCAATATATACCGACTTACCTCAACCGGATTTTCAGATAATATAATGGTGTCTTGACCTATCTTTTCTCTTCATATATACAGGTGTAAACCTATTTCTATGAACATTTATTCACAGCAATGTCCCATCCTTAAAAACTCTTAGTCAAGTTTTCTTAATTCTTTTTTTCTTTTTAACATATTTTTTTCAGTTGTCTTCTACTATTTCTTTGTCAAGAAGTTCTTTTTCTGAAAATTTTTCAATAGGGATCAACTCTTCTTTTGTTTCAACTTTCTTTCACACTCACCAATGCCTACTATCAGAAAAAATTTTGGATAAATCTCAATCTTTATATTCTTCAGCTATTTTTCAAGTAATAAAGAACTCATTTGGTTCTTTCAATTCAGGCAAGTTATCCGGAGCAGGTAAAGCTTTGTAATCCATCCATTTAATTATAGGAGAACGGTTGAATAATCAATCTGGCAAATGCAAAAGTCATGCAAGCTCATTTACAGTAAGTATATTTCTCCTATAAAAGAAATTTGGCAAATGAAAAAATACAGCAAATCTCCACAAAGGCTTAAAGATAAAACCAAAGATATCGTGCAAAATTTCAGGCTGATCAAGTCAATTATTATATTCATCCTTGTATATTGTCAAAGCACTAACTAATGACTGAAGATTTGCATTAAGTCTATCTTTATAATTAGAAGAAGTAATCAACATTAATCATGTAGTAAATGCAGGCTTACCTGCTTCATCTCACATAGTGTTCAATGCATCTTCTTCTGCTTTAATCATACGAATAAGTGGATCTCATTGTGTATTACTACCATAAGGATTGTGTGGATCAGAATATTTTTTCACAAGTGCATTTGAAGGTCAATATATTAGAAAGTCTATTAACTTCCAAGGAAATATTATTTTTTTCCAAAGCGGCTCATTTATTGTAACCGACTCATCTTTTTTATATAATGCTGTAGAAAATTCTTGGGCTTTATTATTAAACCAAGATCATTCCGGTTTTATAGTCATAAATATAGTAAAAGTATCATCATTAGGAATTTTTCATATAGCATCAAGAAGATTATTCATAGGGTCATCTTCCAGTTGTTTGAAAACCCTTACTGGGTATACTGGATCTTTTTCTGGATGCATTGGTATTAAGTCATTATATTTCTTTTTGAAAAATCTAGGAACTCCAATAGTTTCTACACTTGCATCAGAATACTGAGCAGTAATTGCTCACTCCAAAATATTTTTATACTCAGGGTAAATTGCAAATATATACTGTATCATTCAATTTTCATAATGCATCCCTAGAGAAAGTTTTGGTTTACAAAAAATGAAGGACATAATTACATCCCATACAGAAAGTTCTCAGAGCTTATGTACATTTCTATATACCTGAGACATTCTAGCTATTTTTTCATGCATGTCTTTTGCTATCTCTTTTTGCATTTCCCTTTCTTCTCTACTATCTCACCTAGGCAACATAACCCTCAAATAAACAAGTCTCCTAACACTAAAAACATCATACAAAAATTCAAAAAGAAATTTAAAAAGCCTCCAAGCAAAATATCATAATATCAACGCTCATGCAATCAAAAGCCCTATCCGTGCATAATGAATTCATTCTTCAATTATTGGTCAAAAAACACCCTCATCTTCTTGAGATGACTCCTCTTGAGCATGCAACTCTTCTTGATTCATCTCATCATCTTCTTCCTCTGCTGCTCAATGAACTCTATCTTGAGTTCAATCATCCTGATAATTTTGTTTTTTTTCTTGTACAAAATCATTTATCTGTCATGATCATCAAAACTCCCTATAACATTCCATTCTATCTTGTCTATCACCCCAAGCATCAATTGTCATAGATTCTACATCATCAACTTCATACTGATTTGCTTGCAACTCTTGTTGAAGAAGATTTTTACATTGATCAAGATTCATATTTTATTTTAGTTTTTATTTAAAACATACAATTAAAAATATTATAAGAAAAGCTTTCTATTTTGTCAAATTTTGTCTAAATATAAAAATGCTTACTATATTAAGTATACTATAATTTTAACTATACAATAAATTTTTCCTAATCTTAAAAAGTCTTAATAACACACAAAATAAATATCACAAAAATTAATCATCTATCAAATCATCAAAATCATCTGTTTGTCAATCATTTTTGTACTGATGAATTGCATTCCTTGTTGCAAGAAGTCATAATACTGCTGATCTTTTCCTTCTTTCACTAACTTCAAATCAAAGCTCTTTCATAAAATTATAATCCAATGACAAAACATCATCTATATGATATCAGGATATTTCTTCTGCAAAAAGACTAACAGCAGCTGTAGTAACCATAGATGTATCTCAAGAAAAACTAAACTCTTTGATGTATCATTTTTCATCAATTTTTAAAAAAACATTAATTCAATCTCAACACAAAGGGTTTCATTCTTGATAATATGCATCTGGCTCCTTTATTTCATAATTATTAATAGGATTATGAGCATATTCTTGCACTATCATACCAATGTCATTCATTAATCAAGAATATAATCTAAAACATTATTCTTTTTTTCTTGCTGATCTACCTGTTCAAAAAAATTATTAATATATCAACTTATTATCATCTCTTTGCAGTCTCTTTGAGTGATTCATTTTGATGTTATATAAAATATTTTCATAGGATCCAGTTTTGAAATTTTTGCTCAATGACTTGCCTGCACTTGATTACAATATATATCAAGTCTTGGGATTATTTTTATGCTTCATGTGTCATCCAAAAATATATTTTCCTGTGATAAAAATCATTTGGATTCGTTACAGTTTTTTTCTATTTTTATACTTCAATCAACATCAATAACTCCATTATTTCAAGCCATTCAAACCATTGAAACATCACAAGCAACATTTGGGGTTCTAATATTATTAGAAAGTTTTCATCTTAGTTGTCAATTTTTATTTAAAAACAATGTTTTAACTTCTGAATTTATTCATTCAAAATCATAATTTAAATTTATTTCAAAATTGCTGTCACCAAAAAAACATCAGAAATATTTGATACTTTGTCATCAAACTCAGGTAATTTTTCTTTTTATATTACTACTTGAAATAATATCAATTAATATCACTTCTTTTCAGCTTTCTATTATTATATCATTATCATTTTGTCACAAAAAATAAACTCAAGAAGATGTAATTTTTTTCATTTATAATTTTAATAAAACCTTAAATCAATTATTCCATTGCAGAAGTTGCTCAGGTTATTTCAGATATTTCCTGGGTAATCATTCACTGCCTTGTTTTATTATATGTAAGCGTTAGATTATTAATTGTACTTTCACTATTATCTTTAGCATTTTTCATAGCTATCATTCTAGAAGCAAACTCTCAAGTTTTATTTTGAATCAAAGCTGACAATATCATATAACTTCTTATTTGTCTTTTTATTTCTTTTTCTAATGTTTGCACATCAGGTTCTATTATTAGCTGTCTTCATCTTAAATCCGATTTTAGATCATACTCCTCTTCAATATCTGACAAAAATTGATGAAAATTTTCTTTTTTTAGAGGATATATATCAATATTAGTAGGTACTTGTATTAGACTATTTTTGAAGTAATTAAAATAAACTTTTATTTCTCAATAATATCATTCATCAAGAGAAGACTCTATATAATCAAAAAGAGGTATCAAATCTTCGTTGCTGAAATTATCTGGCAAAGAAAGTTGTCAAACTATATTTAGATTCATTCTGTTTGCATACTCTAATCATTTTTTTCAGATAACAAAATAATCTGCATCATCATTTTTCCTAACATGCAAATCATCTACCTGTCTAATTATCTTTGAATTCAGGGCACCACACAATCATCTATCAGTTGTGACAAGTATAATAAGCTTTTTTGATGCTGATGAACTATCAGAAAACAAATTAAGTTGCTGTCATATGTTGTTTAAAATAAACATCAAGTCAAGAAGATAGTTTTTTAAAGCAGCTGCTTTATCTTTATTTTTTTGTAATCTTACAGTAGAAACAACCTCCAGAGCTCTTGTTATTTTTTTAAGATTTTTCACGGATTTAATTTTTGACTTTATTTGATTTAGATTTGCCATCAAAAAATAGACTTAAATAATAAATATACAACAAAACTAATATAAATATTTATTTAATTTTTTCAATTAAAAATAAGCTCTAGTTTTTGAAAAATCACCTACTTAACTTATCATATTATGCCCCAAATTAGTTGATTTAAGGTTTATATATTTTTAATAATCAATTGAAAATTGATATACTTTTATTATAAGTAGCAATATACAAAAAATTTTTACAATTAAGTTTTTTTTATGTTCATAGTTTTTGAGTGAGGAGAATGAGCCGGTAAAACAACACAAATAAAAAATCTTACAAAATATTTTGAACAAAAATGAAAAAAAGTAATAACAACTAGGGAACCATGATGAAATTGATCAAAAATTGCTGAAGACATAAGAAAAATACTCAAATCTCCAGAAAATAGTTCTATGTCTCACAAAACAGAATTATTTCTTTTTCTTGCTTCAAGAGCACAACATATACAAGAAGTAATTTTACCCAAGCTTGAAGAATGATATATAGTTATTTCAGATAGGTTTTCATTTAGTACTATTGCCTATCAACATTTCTGAAGAAATCTTTTTGAGTATGATTTCATAAAAAGCTTGAATAATATTGCAACAACTTGAATAACACCTGATGCCACAATTTTTTTTGATATAGACCCTGAAAAATGAATTAATCGTATCAAAGATTGAAGACAAATCCAGGATTGTAGACTGGATCAGGAAAAACTTGAATTTCACAAAAAAGTAAGAGATTGATTTTTACAAATAAGTGAAAAAGAAGAAAACTTTTATAGTGTTGATGCTGAAAAAAAAGAAGCAGAAGTATTTGAACAAGTTTTGCAAATTATAAATAAAAAACTAAATATTTAAAATTATCAAGTTGTTCAAAATCCTCACCTATTCTTTTCTTCCATATTTTCTACCAACTCAAACTCTGGTTTTTCTATTTTTACAAATACTCACTGTCATATTCTTGTTCAAGCTGGAATAAACTGTTCATTATTTGTAAAATTTATAAAAGGAAATTTAATTGTATCTTCATCTCAACAATAATCTTGATCAACAATTCAAACTGAATTTGCTTGAATTAATCAAAATTTTTTGAAAGTAGAACTTCTTGGTTGTACTTGGAGCATAAATCAATCTGGAGTTTCTATCACAGTTCATGTATCAACGAGCTTAAACTCTCATGGTCAAAAAGTTGTATCATTCATAGTTTTAAAATCAAAACCTACCGCTCAATCAGTATGATATTCCAATGGCTTACCATCAAATGTCTTAATTCTTACTTTCATATTATTTTTTTAGAATCTAAATTTTTAATAATTATCATCAAATATTTTACTTTCTTGAACATTATTTTGATTCATATATTTACTTGATTTTCTATTTGCATAATTTTCAACACATTTACTGCTTAGCAAATGAAAAGCAAATTGTCATACCCTCATTCAAGGGTGCAACTTTATAGGTATTTCATTGATATTGGTAATTTCCAAAGTAATTTTTCATTTAAATCATGGATCTACAAATCAAGCAGTTGAATGTATAATAAGTCACAACCTTCCCAAAGAACTTCTTCCTTCACATCTGGCAACAATATCATCTGGAAGTCATATTGTTTCAAAAGTTGTTCATAAAATAAATTGTCATGGATGCACTATCAAATCTTCTCACTCTTCAAGCGAAACAATTTTTATATTTTTTTCATCTAATGATTTTCTTGGGTCAATAACATCTACACAAGTTTTATCATAAAACTTGAAATCGTATCACAATCTAAAATCCAAACTCGCAGGTCATATTTGCTGAAAAATATCATATTTTTCTGAAATAAACTCTAAGTTATTTTCTTGGATTCTATTTTTAATATCTTTATCTGAAAGAATCATCTTTAATCTTTCTTAAAATTTAAAACTAGTCAGATACATTAATATTTATCCTTGATCTTATAGACGGGATGGTATCATACCAATGGGGAGTTGTCCTAATCAAAGCAACATCTATCTCATCATAAGATACTATCTCATTTCTTGCTGAAGATACTGTTTCTCATAATATATTTCACTTTATCTCATTTTTTATCCTATTTATATCCAAATCAAAATTGTATCACCATATTACATCAACACGAGTTGGTATATTATAAACACCATCCTCACCTACTACATCATAAAATATTGGGCTGTTTTTGTCTATCTCTACAAGCTGTAAGTTTTCAGACATTCTATCTGATATATATTCCTCAACTCAGTTCTTTAAATCACTCCATTCTACATATGGAAATCTAATTATAAAAGAAGCTTGTCATTGAATTGTAGAAGCTGACTCTCACACATCATGCGAGAGTTGTATATCAATATCAGAAGTATTTATAAGTTGAGAAAAAGGGAAAGTATACTTCTCTTCATAATCTTCCATTAGAGATCAAACTATAGTTCTTTTATTATTATTTATATAATCTGAAATATTATTTTCAACATTTTCTATATCTTCTTCTGTTACTTCTCAATCTTCTTCAGTATGTCAGCCAGTAAAATCCTGTATTGACTCAGCAAAAATTTCTTCATTATCATAACTTTGAGGAAGATTCCTTATTAATAATCTAGTTCAAGAATCAATATTTCATCTTTCTCATATAATATTTCAATCTTCATCTTCTACATCTGCCTCTACCTCTACTTCAGCAACACCTGGATCTTCTTGAGTTCAGGACGGTAAGTTTGCCCAATTTTTTGTTCTAAAAATCAATCAGTTTTCATCCACAAATCTGGTATTTGAAACCAAGGAATACTCGGTATCAGTTGTATTATAAACTCTTATCATACCAGTTGCAGGTTGTTGATTATATGTAAGATCTCAAACATTAAACTCTTTAGAAAATGAGTATTCATAAGTTTTTATATTATATGGGATTCATATTTGTTTAATCTGTGGAGGCTCATCACTACTGGCAGGATAATAACGAAAATTATATGTCACATCATCAATATTATAAGCAGGTTTTATATGTATATTTGCAGAAGGTGTAATATATCAATAAAACAAGTATAGAATAAAAACCAACAATAAGACTTCTGCTCATATTACAAAATACATAGCATTACTTCTTTGTCTGATTATTTTTTCATGAAAATCTTTTCAATAAAAAAAAGTATTAGAGAAAAAACTTATAAATTTTTTATAAAAAGGCTGTCAAATATTAGTAAAATTTACTCAAAGTTTTTTGTAATAATTTTGAACTTTGGTTTCTCTACACAAAAAATTATAATCTATTTTTTTTGATTCTAAAAGTTCTTTTATTTGTTTTCCCCATCGAATATTATCAAATATTTCATTTTGAGAGTTAATCCGGATCTTAACTTGTCTTCAAGTTGGGATTTTTTCTAACGTATTAAATATTTTATATAAAGAATCTTTTTTTCAAAAGTTTATATTCATCTATCATTTGTTTTTATTATAAATTTCCTTTGATTTGATGTATCTAAAATAATAAAACAGAATAATTCAAGATAAGATTAATGTCCAGTAATTCTTAACATCAAAATTATATCAAAACATACTTATTCAAAAGTTATGAGAGTATAACTGAAACTGAAATATAAAATTGAGCATCAATAACAATAATATAAATCACAACAATCAAACTCAATATTTTTTCAACACATAACTCATAGAAAACACTAAAACAAAACATAAGATAGAAACCAAAGACAAGATTAATCAAACCGGATAAACTTGATCAAATCTATAAATAAAACTTTCTGGAATCAAAGCAGAAACTCATAAAAAACTGTTTGTTGGTTGTCATATAAAATCATCTCCCAATAAAAGAAAGAATCAAAAAGGTACCAATGCCAAACTTAAACTATAAAAAATTATATCAATCCATTTTAATTGTTCATTTTTAATATCAACATTTTTTAAAAATAATATAGTGCTTAGGAAAAGTCAAAGACTTATTCAGATAAAACTAAAATCATATCAATAAGGAGAAAGAATAAGCATGAGATCATTTATACTCAAAGGTATTATCAACAAACTATCAAACAAATGATACAAATAAGATCAAAAAAAATATGGAAGTATTAAAAAAACAGGAAGCCAGTTAAAAAACCTCCAAAAATTAACATTATATCTTTTTGCGTAAAAATTCATTAAAAAAACAAATGTTAAAACAAAAACCACAACTCATATTCAAGTCATATATATGGTAATTCAAAACAACTCAAAAAAGGGATACATTTTAAAACATTTATTTATTAAATTTACTATGACATAATAACAAATTAAAAATCTATTTCAATATTAACTTATATAAGAAGTTACCTTGTTTTCTCTAATTCACACAACTCTAATTGTTCATGGATAATCAAGCTGTCACTCAATTTTTGAAGAAATTATTTTTAAAATTTCTTGCAACTGAACATCATCAACCTTTTCTGGATCAACAAAACTCATAATTTCTCTTCAAGCTTGCATTATATATACTTTTTTAACTCAATCAATTCAAGAAATCAACTTTTCAAGATTTTCCATTCTTTCTATAAACATATTTTTAGTATTAAGTCTTGCTCACGGTCTTCAAGCACTAATTCCATCTGCTGCTGCCACTATCCATGATATTGGATTATCAGGTTGTATATCAAAATGATGACTTTCAGCAGCATTTATTATTGTTTCATTAAGCCCAAATTTTCTGAGTATTTCTCATCACGCTTTTGAATGTGCTATTCATGCACCATTTTTAAGCTTTCATATATCATGAAATAGTCAAGCCTTTTTAGCTAATACTGAATCCAATTTCATTTCACTAGCAATAGCTTCACATATTCTTGCAACTTCTATACTATGAATCCATAGATTTTGTCAATAACTATATCTAAAATAAAACTGTCATATCATTTTAACTATATCTGGCTTCATCATTGGTAACGAAAGAGATGTAAGAGCCTCTTTTCATTTCTCCAAAACATAATTATCAAAATCTGATACAACTTCATTATAGTATTTTTCTATGTAGATTGGATTTATTCTTCAATCATTAATTAGTTTTTTTAATGTTTCTGTAGCAACAAATCTTTTCTCTGGATCAAAACAAGATACATTCACTACTAAAGGAGTATCATCGATAATTATCTCCGATCAAGTTAGCCTTTCAAAAAAAGATATATTTCTTCATTCCTTTCAAATAATTTTTCACTTGGTTTCCTCACTTGGAAGATCAACAATAGAAATAGTAAATTCACTAACATTATTCACTCACACCCTTGGTAAAATTTTTGATATTATTCAATGAGCAACTTTTTCTGACTCCTCCTGTTTTAACTGTTCTTGTTTATTTATAAAATTTGAAATTTCTTCTTTATTTTCTGATTTTATTATATCAAAAAGCTTTTCTTTGGCTTCTTGCTTTGAAAGATTTGATATTTCTTCTAACTTCTCTATTTGTTTTTGATGTTCATTGTTAATATCTTCTTTTAACTGGTTAACTTCTTCTTTTTTTTCTGCTAACTCAGACTTTTCCTGTTCAAGTTTTTCTTCTTTTTTTGAAAGTCTATCTTCTAATATTTCAACTCTATTTAGCTTTTGTTGAGATTCTTTGTTTGCATCTTCTATAATACTTTCTGCTTTTCTTTGTGCTTGATTTATTGTTTCATAATACTCATTTTCTATCTTCTCCAATCTTTCATCTAGTTTTTTTTCTTTCTTATTTACATAAGTTTCATAAACAAACTTTCATATAAAAAATCAAAGCACAAATACTAAGATAAAAAGTCATAGTATTTGATAATCTAACATTTTATTATTTTAGTTTCTTAAATTTATAATTTTAATTACTTGCTGTTAGATTATTAAGGATTTGGATATCAATGTCAAATAAAAATTCACATTATTAATAATTAATTATTGAAAAATCACAAAAATAAATTATATATATGTATTTACAAATCAAAAAAAATAAATGAAAACTTTTATAATATTAATTATTTTTATTTTAGGAAATAGTTTATGATATAGTTACTTATCACTAGAACACTCTACTAAACCTAACATAAAAAAAACTTACATAAATAAAACTGATTTTGAAAATAACATAAAACCACTTAGACAAACTATTAAAAACCAAAAAAATATTGAAACCATCCAGAAAAAATGTAAATCAAATATATTTCCCAAAAACAAATATCTTCTAACTTTTGATGATTGACCTTATGAAAATATCACAAAGGAAATACTAGAAATCCTAAACCAGTATGATGTAAATGCAGTTTTTTTCCTATTATGAAAAAACATAATTAAGAACCCACATCTTATAAACAAAATAGTAAAAAATGGTCACATACTAGGAAATCATACCTTTACACATAGAAGCCTGAAAAAATTAAACTACACACAAACAAAAAATGAAATAAAATCAACTAACTTATTAATTAATAATATTTTATGATTTGAGTATCCTATAAAATTATTCAGACCACCATATTGAAAAAGAAATTCAAGTTTTGATCAAATTATGCAAAATAAAAAATTAACCTGATGTTTTTGGAATTTTGACACACTGGACTGGCAAGTAGACGAACTTTGAGTATCAAAAAACGAAATTAAAAACAACATTAAAACTCAAATACAAAAAAATCCAACTTGATGAAAAAATATATTGTTTCATGATGTAGAAAAAGTTACACCCAAATTATTACCATACACAATAGAAAAACTAAAAAAATACTGAAATTCTTCCATCTTCTAAAATAAAATTATTGACAATTATCAAGTATATTTCAAAAGCAATTAAATAATTAATTTTAACTTTTTTCTTGAAAAATAAAATTGCTTGAAAAATTTGTTTTTTTTAATAACATCACAAATGAAGAACTTTATTAATGAAAATTTTCTTTAATGAGCAAACTTACTGACGACATATTATCAAATATTGACATTGTTGATATAATAAGTAAATATGTTAACTTAAAAAAAAGCGGCTCAAATTATTCTGGTTTATGCCCATTCCATAATGAAAAAACCCCTTCTTTTATGGTAAGCGAAGAAAAACAAATATACAAATGTTTTGGCTGTGGAGCCTGATGAAATGCTATTAATTTTATTATGGAAATAGAAAAAATAGATTTTTGGGATGGTATAAAAATTTTATCTAAAGATGCATGAATAGACATTTCTTCATATCAACACAAAAAAGAAGATTTTGATAAAAAAGCACACTTTAGGGAAAGAATCAAAAAATTAAATTCTTATGCCACAAAATATTTTCAAACTCAAATAAATGATGCAAACACTGCACAAAAATATCTTATGGAAGACAGAAAACTTGACCAGGATTTGATAAATTCTTTTCAGATAGGATATGCACCAAATAACTTTTTCGATATTGTACAATACCTCAAAGATAAATGATTTTCCAAAGAAGAAATGTTGGAAAGTTGACTAATAAGAGAATGAAACAGTGGAGACTTATATTCATTTTTTAGAGACAGAATAATGTTTCCTATAAAAGACCATATATGAAATATTGTTGCATT from Candidatus Absconditicoccus praedator includes these protein-coding regions:
- the tmk gene encoding dTMP kinase, with protein sequence MFIVFEGGEGAGKTTQIKNLTKYFEQKGKKVITTREPGGNGSKIAEDIRKILKSPENSSMSHKTELFLFLASRAQHIQEVILPKLEEGYIVISDRFSFSTIAYQHFGRNLFEYDFIKSLNNIATTGITPDATIFFDIDPEKGINRIKDGRQIQDCRLDQEKLEFHKKVRDGFLQISEKEENFYSVDAEKKEAEVFEQVLQIINKKLNI
- a CDS encoding iron-sulfur cluster assembly scaffold protein → MNDIGMIVQEYAHNPINNYEIKEPDAYYQEGNPLCGDGINVFLKIDEKGYIKEFSFSGDTSMVTTAAVSLFAEEISGYHIDDVLSLDYNFMKELGFEVSERRKRSAVLGLLATRNAIHQYKNDGQTDDFDDLIDD
- a CDS encoding SufD family Fe-S cluster assembly protein, which codes for MKKITSSGVYFLGQNDNDIIIESGKEVILIDIISSSNIKRKITGVGGQSIKYFGCFFGDSNFEINLNYDFEGINSEVKTLFLNKNGQLRGKLSNNIRTPNVACDVSMVGMAGNNGVIDVDGSIKIEKNCNESKGFLSQENIFLDDTGSIKIIPRLDIYCNQVQASHGAKISKLDPMKIFYITSKGITQRDCKEMIISGYINNFFEQVDQQEKKNNVLDYILD
- a CDS encoding dUTP diphosphatase, with the translated sequence MKVRIKTFDGKPLEYHTDGAVGFDFKTMNDTTFGPGEFKLVDTGTVIETPDGFMLQVQPRSSTFKKFGLIQANSVGIVDQDYCGDEDTIKFPFINFTNNEQFIPAGTRIGQGVFVKIEKPEFELVENMEEKNRGGFGTTG
- a CDS encoding type IV secretory system conjugative DNA transfer family protein, translated to MNLDQCKNLLQQELQANQYEVDDVESMTIDAWGDRQDRMECYREFGGSGQINDFVQEKKQNYQDDGTQDRVHGAAEEEDDEMNQEELHAQEESSQEDEGVFGPIIEEGIHYARIGLLIAGALILGYFAWRLFKFLFEFLYDVFSVRRLVYLRVMLPRGDSREEREMQKEIAKDMHEKIARMSQVYRNVHKLGELSVWDVIMSFIFCKPKLSLGMHYENGMIQYIFAIYPEYKNILEGAITAQYSDASVETIGVPRFFKKKYNDLIPMHPEKDPVYPVRVFKQLEDDPMNNLLDAIGKIPNDDTFTIFMTIKPEGSWFNNKAQEFSTALYKKDESVTINEPLWKKIIFPWKLIDFLIYGPSNALVKKYSDPHNPYGSNTQGDPLIRMIKAEEDALNTMGDEAGKPAFTTGLMLITSSNYKDRLNANLQSLVSALTIYKDEYNNGLDQPEILHDIFGFIFKPLWRFAVFFHLPNFFYRRNILTVNELAGLLHLPDGLFNRSPIIKWMDYKALPAPDNLPELKEPNEFFITGKIAEEYKDGDLSKIFSDSRHWGVGKKVETKEELIPIEKFSEKELLDKEIVEDNGKKYVKKKKRIKKTGLRVFKDGTLLGINVHRNRFTPVYMKRKDRSRHHYIIGKSGGGKSVYIASLARQDVWNGDGLCVIDPHGDLVEDILEYIPKERAKDVIYFDAGDEDRPMGLNLYEIDNPDQADRVVNDATEIFMKMFGPEIFGPRIQEYFKYASLTLLEDMEDGATLIDVPRLFTDQAFREYKIKKVKNPVVRNFWEKTYNAMGDREKQEIIPYFSSKFVNFITNRLIRNIIGQTKSAVKFREAMDEGKILLVNLSKGKIGEMNAQLLGMILVSQINTAAMSRADIPEDQRRDFFLYVDEFQNFVTDTFADILSEARKYHLSLIMAHQYIGQLESNAGNNLGESGGGVKDAVFGNVGTMQSFKVGAPDAEVLEKEYAPVLSPQDIVGISNFKTYMKLNINNASSRVFSMNTIWTEDYKNPEVAKVLKEYCQKKYGRKREFVDAEISARLGMADD
- the atpG gene encoding ATP synthase F1 subunit gamma, encoding MANLNQIKSKIKSVKNLKKITRALEVVSTVRLQKNKDKAAALKNYLLDLMFILNNIGQQLNLFSDSSSASKKLIILVTTDRGLCGALNSKIIRQVDDLHVRKNDDADYFVIGKKGLEYANRMNLNIVGQLSLPDNFSNEDLIPLFDYIESSLDEGYYGEIKVYFNYFKNSLIQVPTNIDIYPLKKENFHQFLSDIEEEYDLKSDLRGRQLIIEPDVQTLEKEIKRQIRSYMILSALIQNKTGEFASRMIAMKNAKDNSESTINNLTLTYNKTRQGMITQEISEITGATSAME
- a CDS encoding polysaccharide deacetylase family protein produces the protein MKTFIILIIFILGNSLGYSYLSLEHSTKPNIKKTYINKTDFENNIKPLRQTIKNQKNIETIQKKCKSNIFPKNKYLLTFDDGPYENITKEILEILNQYDVNAVFFLLGKNIIKNPHLINKIVKNGHILGNHTFTHRSLKKLNYTQTKNEIKSTNLLINNILGFEYPIKLFRPPYGKRNSSFDQIMQNKKLTGCFWNFDTLDWQVDELGVSKNEIKNNIKTQIQKNPTGGKNILFHDVEKVTPKLLPYTIEKLKKYGNSSIF
- the dcd gene encoding dCTP deaminase, with translation MILSDKDIKNRIQENNLEFISEKYDIFQQIGPASLDFRLGYDFKFYDKTCVDVIDPRKSLDEKNIKIVSLEEGEDLIVHPGQFILGTTFETIGLPDDIVARCEGRSSLGRLGLIIHSTAGFVDPGFKGKITLEITNINEIPIKLHPGMRVGQFAFHLLSSKCVENYANRKSSKYMNQNNVQESKIFDDNY
- the rny gene encoding ribonuclease Y; amino-acid sequence: MLDYQILGLFILVFVLGFFIGKFVYETYVNKKEKKLDERLEKIENEYYETINQAQRKAESIIEDANKESQQKLNRVEILEDRLSKKEEKLEQEKSELAEKKEEVNQLKEDINNEHQKQIEKLEEISNLSKQEAKEKLFDIIKSENKEEISNFINKQEQLKQEESEKVAHGIISKILPRVGVNNVSEFTISIVDLPSEETKGKIIGKEGRNISFFERLTGSEIIIDDTPLVVNVSCFDPEKRFVATETLKKLINDGRINPIYIEKYYNEVVSDFDNYVLEKGKEALTSLSLPMMKPDIVKMIGQFYFRYSYGQNLWIHSIEVARICEAIASEMKLDSVLAKKAGLFHDIGKLKNGAGIAHSKAGGEILRKFGLNETIINAAESHHFDIQPDNPISWIVAAADGISAGRPGARLNTKNMFIERMENLEKLISGIDGVKKVYIMQAGREIMSFVDPEKVDDVQLQEILKIISSKIEGQLDYPGTIRVVGIRENKVTSYIS